The genomic region TCATAGAATCTTTGCCATAAAAAAATATGAATCAGATCTAAGCACCTCTTCTTGAACAATTCTTTCTTATTCAACCACAATAAAAAAAAAGCTTCATCATTACCCTTAACTCCGTAAGTGATCTTTCTGTAATTTTCAATAATATTATTTGGTTTTCCAAATTCCAATCTACAGTTCGTGATGTGTTCAACGCGCAAAATTTAGTAGAATTTGCATCATAAAAAATTGTAATAGCAGATATTATTTGTCTCTCTTTGGTACACATGACAACTGAATATCGTGATCTTGCCCCAAATTTTAATTACTTCGCTTCGGGCCTTTCAAATGGTTGAATTGTCCCTGACTATTGTGTCTGTTGAAAGCCTACTAGACCTGGCAAATACCGAACAGCAAGAAGAGCTCACGTATTTGTATCCAATTTGGGCGTAAGCAATATTGAGTATCATAATTGTTATGAGCCTTAAACTAATTAGTTAGTATAAAAAGGTGGTCACTTTTATAGTTTTGGAATAACTGAAACCTCATAGGCCTGTTATGCATGTCAGGAAAACGTGTTTAAAAACAAGCAAAATGGTTTTAGGAAATCTGTGTCTCGTTTTTTTGGGTTCCCATACATCCAAAATAAATGAATCCGATCAACTGCTTCATAGGCAAAAAGACTTTATGAGATTAATTTAGGTTAGAAGgcagtggcggaaccagaacaTTTTAGTCGGGGGGTCATCATAAGCTTATTTTCTTTACATGTTAAAAATTAGGGGGTCCATTTTATCTTTGTTTATTTAAAACTCTGATTTTCTATATAAAAATTCAATAAATTACGGTGATCGGAGGGTCAGCTGACCCTCTTCACCCCCTCTGGTTCCGCCCCTGTTAGAAGGTATCAAACCCATTTGATACTAAAAAATTAACACCACAATGGCTTTGGGAAATCTGTGTCTCGTTTATTTGGGTTCCCATACATCCAAGTGTGCTAATTCGAACAACCCCAAATAGTAACAACCATTCAAACACGATAACATTTAAACCAATAACTAAGATCAGACAACAAATGCATCCAAAGGTTCGTCaaaccacacatatatacataacTGAAAGCAATTTACATACTGGAAAATAAATCATGCAAACTAACTTCTTGAAAGAGCTTATTCGATCATCCTGGAAAATCAGACACTGCAATTAAATTCATACATTAATTAGTACAACTATATATAATAGTAGGAAATCGGaaaaataaacatgaacttgCTTACTTTAAGAACCAAAATGGTTTTAAGGAATTAATTAGGGATTCCCTAAATGTGCGCGCCACTTGTTGATAAATGGCAAGTCACTTGGATTCATGCCTGAAATAATTTTACCGTGATCTTTATAAAGGGTTTTGATTATTTCTTTAGTCTCACCTAGAAGTATGGCTGCATCTTTGACACTCTCTTCCCATTTCTCTATCGCACTATTGTGGCATTTCTTTGTTATGACTTGTGGTAAGTTGGTCAGACAAGCAGCTATTATGTCAGCGATCATTGATGATAGACTATCAAAAAGATTTTTTCGGCTGACACTGTCGTCATCGTTGGCTTCGTAGGTAAGCAGGATTGTTTTGGTTATATGATACATTGAGTTGGCACAGATAGACCGGTGTATGGGATCATCATCCATGCCTCCTTTGATTTTATCTATGTTTTTAGATGTATCCCTGAACCATTCAACAATCTTTTGAGCTGTTTTTGCTGGATCTGGAGAGTCGCCAACGTCGCGTCCTAAACATTCAACAAAGTGTTTAGCTGATTTCTCTTTAGAAAATGGAATGTCGATCCCTAACCATTTTTGGTCGTAAAGAACTTCTTTCCACAACGTATCAGCTTCCTTTTGAAGGCTTACATTGTCATCGGTAACATTGAGACTTTCTTCCACCAGTGTGACATATCTTAGACCTTCCCACACACTTTTCAACAAGCTTTTAACTTCATTACTTTCTTTCTCAAGAAGAGAAATGGCAATGGTTGTTAAGCTTACAACTGGTAAGCTCCAAAATTCTTGATCTTGTACTTTTGATAGTAAAGATGGAACACGATGGTGATCAATGTGGTCAAACTTTGCAACTCCTTTAAGACCACTATCTGAATTTTTTATCAGGATTTCAAGATCTTGGGGTCGTGCTTTTTCACCCTTTTCGATCAATCGGTTCACAGACTTTGAAAGGCGATCCAATGTTCTGTCAGCAAGCTCCATCTCATTTTCAAGAGGCAAAACATACTGGCGAAGATCTTTGTTTTCATCAAAGTTGTCAGCCTTCACTAACCACTTCAAACAACATTTACAATACACGATACATATCATAAAAACAAACGGGACCAAAGATATTATCTTGCACAACACCACAACTCCCTCCTGAAGTTCCATACAAGGTCTGAGAATTATCCTTTTCAAACTCTCCGTGACCACCTCGAGTTTGGGGCGGCTTCGAAATGGGAGTTTTATGCTAGCACGTCTCCATTCATATAACTTGCTAGTCCAATAGCCTTCTACTTCAAAGACCTTAAAGTATTTTGAAATGATATCGGAGGACACTTGAAAGCTTAAGGTTGCGAAGCATCTAGCAAGCGGAGCAATTGTACCAATCACCACTCCGATAAATTGTACTATTAGAATCACTTTCATGGACCAACTATAATCCGAATCAAAGTCGTCTTTACCCCAACCAGATTTAATCGTCCAGGAGATAGTAAGAGTGTGAAAGACAGTGACTAAAACACATATTACCCCCGAAGCAGATGTGGTACGAAAGCAAGCTGTTATGAATTCGGGACTGCCACTCCCTGCCATGATCCAGTGGTACCTCACATGCTTTTGCAACTTATCAACCGTGAATTCTTCTGATGATGGTTGGATGTCTTTTGAAGCTCTTTCATGGCGTTCTTCGTATCTTGATTGTataatctttttggattttagaatcGCTAAACACGAACACACGTGCACTATCAACAACACGAGTAACAAATTCACATAAATCCAGGCTAGTATTGCATTGCGATGTTTACGTACGCCCAGTGATTTGACATCATATTTAGGAGCAACAAGCTCAAGAATACGAGCATTTTCACTGTAGGACACAACGCCCGTTTGAATTTGTATGATTACATTCGCAACCAAGGTGATTACAAGAATACCCAAAGCTGTGATGTTTGACAAAAGTTCATTGCTATCCATAGTACCTAAACAAGGCAGTAAATTCGCCATCATGGTGCACATAAAGGCCATGCTTCCGAGCTTTCCCGCTTGGTCCACATTACCAGGCATGGAACCACTTAGATCCACTGGTAACTTCATTGCAATAGCTATTAGAGAGAGGTAAGCAGCATTAATTCTAAAAAATCTACACGGAAACCATAGCTTTCTGCTACGTAAACCATGTAATAAATCAGCCACCATGGCAAGGATGCAAACCAGAGATGCTATGGCGATATACATCCCAATCCATAACATAGGTTTGGCATAATTGTTTTGCGAATCTGATCGGTATATAGACTTTACGTAACCCAGCAACGAATTAATCATGTCTTCTGGAAGGCTGTATTGATCATCGCTGAGTTCATCCAAAATTTCAAGATAACCATCTGTTGAGTTGTAACCCATAACTCCAGAGGAAGAAATTAACTGATGATTTGATTTGATGGAGATATGATAAACTGAAGTTGGGTGGTGGAAATAATGCGGGTTGAGCTAATTAGGATTGGATTTTGTGTTTAGAAAGACTTGACAATTAATTACTTGCTATGTTTCAAAGCTGCGAATGTATAAGATAGCAAGACAGTAACAAGGATGGATTTACGGACGGTGACTAAATATATTACCGAAACACATGAATCATGCTCTTCCTTAAAGCTGCTGCTGCATGAATAAAGTAagggaaaattacaaaaatagccAAGAAAAATGTTGACTTACCAAAATAGCCATCTCATGAGTCTTTGGAGAGGGGCATCACTGATTACGAGAGAGCTTATGCGTCTGCAGGGTCATTCATGCGTCCACCAATGTAGAAGTGACACGTGTCTTAGTGACATCATGTGTCCAATGCGCccgtgactcatcccatgcgtccgtgactcatcccatgcgtccgtgactcatcccatgcgTCCCTGACTCATCCCATGCGTCCCTGACTCTTCCCATGCGTCCCTGACTCATCCCATCGTCCCATGCGTCTGTTTGAGGCAtcccatgcgtccgtgactcatcccatCATCCCATGCGTCTGTTTGAGGCAtcccatgcgtccgtgactcatcccatTATCCCATGCGTCCCTGACTCATCCCATGCGTCCCTGACTCGTCCCATGCATCCCTGACTCATCCTATGCCTCTGTAACTCATCCCATGCATTCCATTTTTGTACTTGTTGCTTCATCCATGCACGCATCCATATAAAAGAATTAAGGGGCATAAGAAGGGTGATGCCCCTCTCCAAAGACTCATGAAATGGCTATTTTGGTAAGTCAACATTTTTCTTggctattttggtaattttcccatAAAGTAATCCATTCGCAGCAGTGATCACTTTCCAGCAAAACCTATGAATATGACCCGAAAAGCAAATGATGATAATTTTGTCGGGCTTTTTCATATTTTATTATCACCCGGGCCACCCGATAAACTTTATTTGCAATAATTGTGGAAATAAACTTATTTGAAATAATTGTGGACCGTCTAAAAGTGGATttccatttgttttttttttcaattataaAACCCTATTCAATGATCTACAAAATCATATTGGACCGAAAGGAACATTTTCTGTACGGTGGAGGTATAGACACATCCCCGTAAAAGTATCTATACATCCCCAAACCATATACTCCTCTCATTGTCCTACACATCTGAACATAGGCCCCCCATACGCCCCCCATAGCCGTATACGGTGCTTTTGACCCATTGGGATGTACCATATGAAACTTTATTTAATATcacggatgttttaatatggagaagttgtgaaatattaatatAAGAAAATTCatagatttttttataaaatgttgttATAGAAAAATATGTTAATATTATAAAACGTCATGTTTTTATTTGCTTTTTATTTATTAAGTAATATTAGAAAATATCattgttttttaataaaaaatgtgcatatgtttttttgttaagtattattattattattaaaaacttcatatttttatgaaatgtttttataGAAAATGGGtgtatattataaaacatcaagtttttatttgtttttatttatcaAGTATTCTTATAGTGcagggttcaaatgagaaaaaaaaatttgtaagaaggaaaaagaaaatatttcaaccaataagaatgacttattttattttatttattatttccatttagttttaatataagggtataggGTATATTTGTAAACTTATATAGATCACTAacttgtagtcttcctctttaatagcaaactacattaaatttgtaatttatttttcaaaatatatatttttcaaaaaataaaaaaaaaattaatctaGAGTGTAGGAAAAAATAGTAGGTGTAtaagataaattacgagttgtgtaggataaattttgaaatgtgtaggataaatttttatgtgtgtaggcaaaaaaaataGTGTAAATAATGATAATCTTTATGAGTAATTAATTActtaaagataataataaatgagatgaatgAAAAACTACTTAACAtcttacaattatacccttttattctttttcttctcaattaaattttcttctcaaaagaACATCCCCTATTGTTATAAATATCatcgtttttaataaaaaaaattgttgatgcagattttgtgtccgatgcttgtcgaatagattagttttattttacgctgaatttgtaatagttagtgaaacggtctatcgaacgtgtatagacccactcgtttgaagtggtcaaacgagagggttattcggttgaccgtgtgtgtttgcaagacaaggggtgtgactataaatagaaaACCCTTGCCATTTCAAACACTTGGAGATTttaggaggtttgagacctcaccagggagagatcaccacttggtctctccctggatgtatactcctttggtattagttcggttatcatgtaatcgggtcgatttgtaatgttttactaccggattaatacaaagttgtttgtttatcatctctaatctctcccgtcttgaaccGATCTCACAtgaatcacggtttcggtcccgaaacacggtcctacaattggtatcagagccatggtgcccgatttagtaaatctaaccgtttactaagtcacatgtgctctagatctgtgattttagtgatttttgttcaagaagaaaagttgggtgaaaatgagaaaaactcagatctgaacccgaatattcagatctgtgcTGAAACGAGTGTTGGGATTTTATGTTTTTCACCTAAATATTCAAGTTATCATCATCAAAAATCATATACAAAATGTTTTTATACAAATCTGGGAAGTAACAATACACtctgttcttgatgttcttggcGGCTGCTTAAAGAAACTAGGGTTTCTTCATATTTGAAACGTGGATCTTTTGACGAAACTGATCCAATGACGAAACACCACTCCACTTTCGTCGAACATCAAAAACTCAGTTTCGTCGCAGCACCATATTCAATCTGTTTCGTCGCCAAGTTACAAACAGTTTCGTCGACCAGAGATCTGTTTCATCAGAAATCAGTTTCGTCGTCTCAGTTGTTTCCTTGACTCCCCAAGTCTTTCAGCTGGTATCGCAGAGAAAGCTGGAAGATGATGACGTTTTAGCGGCTGGTAATTTCTTTTGCTGataaaaaaaagagaaagaaggtGATGTCGGTAAAATTGTCTGGTTTGCGGCTGGGGTAGAAGAGTATATTGCTTTTGATTGTTGGATCTCTTGTTGTATCGATGAGAAAGAAGAAGAACTGGAGAAGAAAGACATTAGCGGCTGGGAATTTTTTTTAGGGTTTGGTTGTTTGAGGTGGAAGCGGAGGGAGAAAGAAAGGTTAAAAGGGCTGCAATTTTGTTTGGGGTTTGGTGCTATGTATCAAAGACAGAGACACAAAATTTATTAATTGTTGAATGTATGTATCGCAGGAGAGAGAAAGAAGGGTTTGGAGTTTTTGGATGTTTTAGTAAAGTTAGATGATGTCTACTCTTGTTCTTTGGGAATCGCAGACAAAGAGAGAGAAACACTTTTCTTTTTGGGGTTTGACAAAAGTGATTGTGTGTTGCAGAGACTTGTCTcaaatgttcaaaagaaaaaggcaGCTATGTTTGACTTTTGGGGTATGATTGTTGCTTGTAGTAGAGATAtgctaataaaataaaaaaaaattaagaaatatAATAAGTGATGTCGGCAGAAGATGATGTTGGAAGTGGAAATTGACCGCTGATAAGGTTTAGAAATGTTGACTTTTGGGTTTGGGAATAAGTTAACAGTGGGTTTGCTGTTTATGACCAACTTTCAAAATGGTTGGGCTCACTTGTGCGAGACAAAATGGCCCACTTATGTTGGATATAATTAAGTGGCAGTTGGGCTTCTTTTACAAATTGGATTCATACTTGTTACAAATATGGATTTCAGTTTGTTTGGGCTGTGAAATGTGATGGCAACTCTTATTTGGGCCAAGATTTAAAGATAGTTACATGCACATGGGGTCGGGTGTTCGCAGAATTTATTTGAACCGCGCTTCTACACGTAAACGTCAAATTTGTACAGATTTTGGGAGCGCGCGGGATGATGAAGCttgataaaaaaaatgatgatatTTTTGTTAAacgtggggtagtcacggttaccgacgCAAACGTCAAAATTTGGTGACTTGACTACAATGGGCCAAAAACAAAACGGTATGTTCACTTCCGCACGTCAATGTTTATGATTGATTATCGGTGTTCGTACATGCTCGAAagaattttgtttattgtcatattctcgcatttggtaacgatTGGAGGAACCTAGAGAGCCAAGAcaggtcctaacgagttcacaaagtcaaAGAGTTATGCCTATGATGGAAGTTTTCAGATTAGGTGTTAGCAGAACTTTgggggatacaagtcggatcctacggggctAGGGGACTTTcattatcaactagaatatgcaaagaagaaaatTGCTTTGGTGATTTTTAGAAAAACCGAGAATGTTTGAAAGATTCTGCTCAGTGGAGATAATCTGTTCAGTGAAGATTGACGACAGTTCCGCTctgtggagggaattggtgaacatttgaagaTAAATTCTACTCAGTGGAGAGAATTTGTTCTATGAAATTGatgacagtttctttgaagtggagagAATCTGTTatggtttagagattttaccaaagaaatggggggataaaaatttttcaaatgttgaatttcttcggtaaatttctaaacgcaatcacaagtggtagagtttgtgatattctggtgatacaaacggttctgcgtggaatgtttttcacagacacatatttgaggattttaattaattctccagccagcgtgaagagttttgcacggaaacatTCAGGTGTATCTAAAGTCGACAGTTGTTTCAAGGCGCTgtttactgaagacctgggggtagaggtgtacaaaccggttttttttaataaccgaaaccggttattaATCGGACCGGTTTTTTTGGccaaaaaaaaaccggtttttcaATAACCGGTTacggtttttaaccggttttaaTAGTGGAAATGTGTAACCGGTCCTAACCGGTCCTAACCTGTTGAAAAAAAACCcggtttttttatgaaaaaataaccGGTTAAAAAACCGATTAATAGAAACCGAAAAAAAAACCGGTAAAAAAACCGGTCTGCAGAATTGTTCacagaatgttttttttttgctgTTTTTTGCTTTGTTGCTGCTGTTTTTGCACTTtctaaccttttttttttttttttttgtaaaattcaaTTTCTTACATAAAAACTTAAcaataaaagtataaaaagttaAAACATTCACTAAGTCTCGCAACAAACGGTTTTACATAATAATGGAAATACAAACGATAAACGTACCAAACGATAAACGgttttacataaacttaaaatatTAATCCGCAAGAAGGTCCActaatacatatatatttttttattggaACTACAATATTGAGAAGCGTCGTTTAATCTTCTTCGGCCGAACCCGAACTCGAACTATTGCGTAGGAATTCATCTAATTCGGCTTCTTCGTCGGTCATTGGGGTTGTCAATTCGGCTTCGACCTCGTCCTCGTAAACTTCTCCTTCGTAATCTAATTCTTCCTCGAGTGAACGTTTGTCTTGAACTCTCTCCGCCGCATCCAAGTAGTCTTTTAAGCCAATCGACATCTCAACCGCCTTAGGTGTTAGTCGAGTCCTCCTTATCGAAATCACCCTACCACTAATAGAAAAAGCACTTTCCGAAGCTACCGTGGAAGCTTGGACCGTTAGTAAATCTCGGGCCATTGTGGCTAAGATCGGAAATTGATTCTCAAGTGTTGTGAATGAAATCTAAACACCCACAACCCTTTTATACTAGTTGGAGATGAGTTTTAGGcaaaaaaaaagccaaaaaaacggCTAGAATGGGTCTCAAACGGTCATATGACCGTTAATATATGCTGGGCGTTTTTAACCGgttaaaaccggtttttttaaccaGTTTTTTTCTATTCGTTAGCGGttaaccggttattaaccggtttttttattAATCGAATAataaaccggtttttttaaaaacTGGTTATAAACCCGAACCGGTCCAGAAATTGTGTAACCGATCAATAACCGGTCAAACCGGTTGTAACcgaaccggttataaaaaaaaccggtttttaaaaaaaccggttCTGGTTTTTTTACCGGTTTCGATTGCGTAAtcagtttttttgtacacctctacctggggggaatctttatgaaagctgatagttcaagactgaagacctgcaggattcggttttgggtttgatgtttctttgggattttacagggatctgggggtaactcaattcgttgagtttgcaaacgatgtacttggtctagctgacttcctgagtactAATGCTGAAGATCTGTAGTAcattacgtggtcaacttcacaaaggcgagacaatgagatctggatgtagttcaactaagcatGCTGGTTGAACTTGCAAGGGATACACTTAgtctagctgactttcctgagtgttgatgctgaagattaaagtgcattacttggtcgattccacaaagacggtttacagaagacagttcaccagaaacctctaccaatgtagtatgcttgaagatcaagacttgatgcagttcttaaagaatggaacccttatctaATGCCgattggagtattggaagatcagcggaagatcggtcaattgagccttgtgaggaaattgcacaacacccaacacggatacgcgtaccttaagggggaaatattatacaaggagcatcaagatactacttacctggatcatcagTCAAGGGGGAATTTTGGTAACACAGAgaagagaagatgaatacttgactgaagatcgattgcagttgcattttcagcattcgacagcaacggacaagggggaatttgttgatgcagattttgtgtccgatgcttgtcgaatagattagttttattttacgctgaatttgtaatagttagtgaaacggtctatcgaacgtgtatagacccactcgtttgaagtggtcaaacgagagggttattcggttgaccgtgtgtgtttgcaagacaaggggtgtgactataaatagaaaACCCTTGCCATTTCAAACACTTGGAGATTttaggaggtttgagacctcaccagggagagatcaccacttggtctctccccggatgtatactcctttggtattagttcggttatcatgtaatcgggttgatttgtaatgttttactaccggattaatacaaagttgtttgtttatcatctctaatctctcccgtcttgaaccGATCTCACAtgaatcacggtttcggtcccgaaacacggtcctacaaaaatgtgcatatgtttttttattaaatctTATTATAAAAAAACATCATATTTAttataaaatgtttttataaaacgaattgtatattttatattataaaaaaatatttttcgtATGTACTTCCGGATAGGAACTTGTTTATAGCTATAAAAGGCAATAAAACTTCTATACGTCGCTATTAGGTCAATGAGGGGCGTATAGAAATACATTTTCTACCAACTTTTTACAAAAATAAGTATATACGACACTCATCaccctatacgcagcgtataagaATTCGTAGATCTGCACGCCTCTCTTTGACCTTTGAGCGGCGTATAGACCTTTTTTAACTTGTGATACGTATGAGAAGTTGTAATAATCCGTATCCATCTTTACAATCACAATGGTTCTCTAAAACAATTAAAATATAATACGTGtcaaatattaataaaattataacatattttattaatcaattttatataattataaaatatttCGTTTCGATTACGTGTCAAATACTAATAAACTTTTACCAATTTTTATTAACCAGTTTTATATTCAAATATAATATGTgtcaaatattaattaaattaaaacatTTTTTATTCATCAATTTTATAGAATTAAAAACTGTTTCGTTTCAATTTGTTTATAAACTATTTCGTTTCGGTTCGTttcgacccaccaccaccataaccgacccaccaccaccacaaccgacccgccaccaccaccacagccgacccaccaccacccaccgtcaaACCCTAACCACCGTCAATCTCCACCACCATTAAACCCTAACCACCGCACCTATAACCACCGTCAAACGCCACCACCGTCAAACCCAAACCACTGTCAATCTCCACCATCGTCAAACCCTAACCACCGCAGCCCACCACCCAACCCTAACCTAGTTAAACACCCACCACCGTTCGATCCACCTCCACAACCCACCCACACAACGACCGCAGGCCCACCGTCAAACCCTAACCACCGTCAAACATCTAACAACCGTCAAACACCTAACAACCGTCAACACAACCAGCGTCAACACAACCACCCTCAAACTCACCACTGTCAAACTCACCACCGTCCAATCCTAACCCCGTCAAACACCACCACCGGCCaaaattaccaaaaaaaaaaaaacaagaagaaacaaAGGAAAGATGAAGGTGTTACTAACCTCGTGTAAAAATCCAGAGCGTACAGCTTGATAAGAGAGGGAGTATATgggagagagtttgtgtgtgtttttttggtgtttgGTGTTTGGTGTGTGTGTTTGAATTTCTTTTGATCCATTTCCCCCTTcagtgaaaatgaaaagttgtttgttttgtatACTCCTCTCATTGACCTGTACGTTGCATATAGACTGTTCACCAGGGGAGGCACATTGGGCAATGTACTAGTATACGCGTCTCATTGCCCTatacaaaaaaaaagttttgttgCGTACACTATAATGGAAAGATAATATAATTAAAATAACAaattgtaggtccggctaggggaggatctagtcgcctaatccttgtgtacgaatacacccggttgtgcggaatccaaccgaagATGCAAACCGAGTTAGAACACGACAAGAACACGAGAAGGAGACCgagactcaacgattaacactAATGCATTAATACTTGAAACGGTTATAAATCAATGTTTACAAATTAATCTTTGCAAACTCTCACTAGTTCACTCGGTTGGATGTTCTTGCTTGCTACCCTCCTTCTCTCTTCTGTGTGTATATGTGTTGTCTCTTGTCTGCCCTATCAAAGCAACGAATTCGGCTAATATGTATGCTTCACTTTTGTGATTGGTTAAGGGGTTTGGCCCAATGATGTATCAGCCCACACAAAAAGGCCCAATCACAACCATCCTTTACGTAAACTTCATCCTAGCCATTTTAAAAAGTCATTTGGTCAAAGtatatgacatcatcatgacatcatcatgatgatgtcatgatgatgtggcaGCGGGAACCGGCTCGCGGCGCTCCGTGCTTCacgtgtcgaactctgggacgcatgacggaggaatgtcgtgacgttgGGCTTGAGCCGAAGCTAACCGGGTCGAACCGAACCGCGTTGAACC from Helianthus annuus cultivar XRQ/B chromosome 10, HanXRQr2.0-SUNRISE, whole genome shotgun sequence harbors:
- the LOC110920864 gene encoding uncharacterized protein LOC110920864; the encoded protein is MGYNSTDGYLEILDELSDDQYSLPEDMINSLLGYVKSIYRSDSQNNYAKPMLWIGMYIAIASLVCILAMVADLLHGLRSRKLWFPCRFFRINAAYLSLIAIAMKLPVDLSGSMPGNVDQAGKLGSMAFMCTMMANLLPCLGTMDSNELLSNITALGILVITLVANVIIQIQTGVVSYSENARILELVAPKYDVKSLGVRKHRNAILAWIYVNLLLVLLIVHVCSCLAILKSKKIIQSRYEERHERASKDIQPSSEEFTVDKLQKHVRYHWIMAGSGSPEFITACFRTTSASGVICVLVTVFHTLTISWTIKSGWGKDDFDSDYSWSMKVILIVQFIGVVIGTIAPLARCFATLSFQVSSDIISKYFKVFEVEGYWTSKLYEWRRASIKLPFRSRPKLEVVTESLKRIILRPCMELQEGVVVLCKIISLVPFVFMICIVYCKCCLKWLVKADNFDENKDLRQYVLPLENEMELADRTLDRLSKSVNRLIEKGEKARPQDLEILIKNSDSGLKGVAKFDHIDHHRVPSLLSKVQDQEFWSLPVVSLTTIAISLLEKESNEVKSLLKSVWEGLRYVTLVEESLNVTDDNVSLQKEADTLWKEVLYDQKWLGIDIPFSKEKSAKHFVECLGRDVGDSPDPAKTAQKIVEWFRDTSKNIDKIKGGMDDDPIHRSICANSMYHITKTILLTYEANDDDSVSRKNLFDSLSSMIADIIAACLTNLPQVITKKCHNSAIEKWEESVKDAAILLGETKEIIKTLYKDHGKIISGMNPSDLPFINKWRAHLGNP